From Acidobacteriota bacterium, one genomic window encodes:
- a CDS encoding FkbM family methyltransferase has product MKRPRLLRDPIDALKAARYRWLLRRWLRNAEEVWRAYRSGLAMPTLQFRSGLSLAHGPDDAPVFLLFEIFANGCYRSALRNARGGTIVDIGANIGVFTLQALARPDISVHAYEPHPRTAATLRRNVAANDRDGRVTVFEEAVGHARGSRRLNAGGPSLTSSLYAEPGASGVMVSCVGLDAVVERAGGAVSLIKIDAEGAEVDILAGASREVLRAIPRLVLECHDWLVVDATARVAGVLRGAGFRVGVRAHGRATLVTANR; this is encoded by the coding sequence ATGAAGCGCCCGCGTCTCTTGCGCGACCCGATTGACGCACTGAAGGCCGCGCGATACCGGTGGCTCCTGCGCCGATGGCTCCGCAACGCGGAGGAGGTCTGGCGGGCTTATCGCAGCGGACTCGCCATGCCCACCCTGCAGTTTCGAAGCGGATTATCGCTGGCTCACGGCCCGGACGATGCGCCGGTGTTTCTGTTGTTCGAGATCTTCGCGAACGGCTGCTACCGCAGCGCGCTGCGGAACGCTCGCGGCGGAACGATCGTGGACATCGGCGCGAACATCGGCGTCTTCACACTGCAGGCGCTCGCGCGACCGGACATCTCGGTGCACGCATACGAACCGCACCCGCGGACCGCGGCCACTCTTCGCCGGAACGTCGCCGCGAACGATCGGGACGGCCGCGTGACGGTTTTCGAAGAGGCGGTCGGCCACGCGCGCGGATCGCGTCGCTTGAACGCGGGTGGCCCGAGCCTGACGAGCTCCCTGTACGCGGAGCCAGGTGCATCCGGCGTCATGGTGTCGTGTGTGGGGCTTGACGCGGTGGTGGAGCGCGCAGGCGGGGCGGTCTCGCTGATCAAAATCGACGCCGAAGGAGCCGAGGTCGACATCCTGGCCGGGGCGTCCCGCGAGGTGCTGCGTGCAATCCCCCGGCTGGTGCTCGAATGCCACGACTGGCTGGTGGTCGACGCGACGGCCCGTGTCGCCGGCGTGCTGCGCGGGGCCGGATTCCGGGTCGGCGTGCGTGCGCACGGCCGTGCGACCCTGGTGACGGCGAATAGATGA